One part of the Bacteroidia bacterium genome encodes these proteins:
- the atpE gene encoding ATP synthase F0 subunit C gives MGTFGILGAGIGAGLAAIGAGMGIGRLTASSVESIARQPEASGDIRGAMILMAAFIEGVALLGEVVCLLIIFLNPQGVA, from the coding sequence ATGGGAACTTTTGGAATTTTAGGCGCTGGTATCGGAGCAGGACTTGCTGCGATTGGTGCAGGAATGGGTATCGGTAGACTTACCGCTTCCTCAGTTGAATCTATCGCACGTCAGCCAGAAGCTTCTGGTGATATTCGTGGAGCGATGATTCTGATGGCAGCCTTCATCGAGGGTGTTGCCCTTCTTGGAGAGGTAGTTTGTCTGTTGATCATCTTCCTGAACCCACAAGGCGTCGCTTAA
- the atpH gene encoding ATP synthase F1 subunit delta, translating to MVEDRIGYRYAKSIFGLAEEKKMLDKVQTDMETISQVCTASPDLVAMLNSPLISMGKKENIVKAVFEKIFTSELAPLLTQMLVRKGREMYLPHVASAFIKLYDDSKGVERGTLVSAHKLSSKEEKAIQTAMEEKIGKKLDLTIEVDPELIGGFVLKVGDKLFDGSVSSSLRRIKQELTKR from the coding sequence ATGGTAGAAGATAGAATTGGATATAGATACGCGAAATCCATCTTTGGACTTGCCGAGGAAAAGAAGATGCTCGACAAAGTGCAGACGGATATGGAGACCATTTCACAGGTTTGTACAGCAAGCCCCGATCTGGTAGCTATGCTCAATAGCCCTTTGATCAGCATGGGTAAAAAAGAAAATATCGTTAAGGCGGTATTTGAAAAGATTTTTACTTCTGAATTGGCTCCCTTGCTTACCCAGATGTTGGTGAGAAAAGGACGAGAAATGTATCTGCCTCATGTAGCAAGTGCATTTATCAAACTGTATGATGATTCCAAAGGAGTTGAAAGGGGCACCCTGGTTTCTGCACACAAACTAAGTAGCAAAGAAGAGAAGGCAATCCAGACTGCGATGGAAGAAAAGATCGGTAAGAAACTTGATTTGACGATAGAAGTTGATCCTGAGCTTATCGGTGGCTTCGTATTGAAAGTAGGAGATAAACTCTTCGACGGTAGTGTTTCTTCTTCCTTGAGAAGGATCAAACAAGAACTGACAAAAAGATAA
- the atpA gene encoding F0F1 ATP synthase subunit alpha, which produces MAAVRPDEVSAILREQLSNFKSEAELEETGTVLQIGDGIARIYGLTKVQAGELIEFETGLKGMVLNLEEDNVGAVLFGDSEGIKEGDNVRRTGKIASLQVGEGLLGRVINPLGEPIDGKGPISGELYESPYERKAPGVIFREPVTEPLQTGLKSIDSMIPIGRGQRELIIGDRQTGKTAIAIDTIINQKEFYDKGEPVFCVYVAIGQKASTVAQVVKSLEDGGAMPYTVIVAAPASTPAPLQFFAPFAGAAIGEFFRDTGRAALAIYDDLSKQAVAYREVSLLLRRPPGREAYPGDVFYLHSRLLERAAKVINNDELASQMNDVPESFKGIVKGGGSLTALPIIETQEGDVSAYIPTNVISITDGQIFLESNLFNAGIRPAVNVGISVSRVGGSAQIKPMKKVAGTLKLSLAQYRELEAFARFGSDLDKATQLQLERGKRNVQLLIQKQYSPVSVEEQVASIYAASKGFLDNVPVNKVDAFETALIQELKHNHASVLEQIRDKKWTDDIQAKLSEVAGEVAKSFA; this is translated from the coding sequence ATGGCAGCGGTTAGACCAGACGAAGTTTCTGCAATCTTGCGAGAGCAGCTATCAAACTTCAAATCCGAAGCAGAACTGGAAGAGACCGGGACGGTACTCCAGATCGGTGACGGTATTGCCCGTATATACGGCCTGACTAAAGTACAGGCTGGTGAGTTGATCGAATTTGAAACCGGCCTTAAAGGCATGGTACTTAACCTGGAAGAAGACAATGTAGGTGCGGTACTCTTCGGTGATTCTGAAGGAATCAAAGAAGGAGACAATGTACGCCGTACCGGTAAGATTGCTTCTTTGCAAGTAGGTGAAGGTCTTTTGGGAAGGGTTATCAACCCACTAGGTGAGCCTATCGACGGTAAAGGACCTATTTCTGGAGAACTTTATGAGTCTCCTTATGAGCGTAAAGCTCCCGGGGTAATCTTCCGTGAGCCTGTTACAGAGCCTCTTCAAACAGGATTGAAGTCTATCGACTCCATGATTCCTATCGGTAGAGGACAGCGTGAATTGATCATTGGCGACCGCCAGACTGGAAAGACTGCGATCGCGATTGATACAATCATTAACCAAAAAGAATTTTACGATAAGGGAGAACCCGTATTCTGTGTATATGTAGCGATTGGACAAAAAGCTTCTACTGTAGCACAGGTAGTAAAATCACTGGAAGACGGAGGAGCGATGCCTTATACGGTTATCGTTGCTGCTCCGGCTTCAACTCCCGCTCCTCTTCAATTCTTCGCTCCATTTGCGGGTGCTGCGATTGGAGAATTTTTCCGCGATACCGGTCGCGCTGCTTTGGCCATCTATGATGACCTTTCCAAGCAAGCGGTTGCTTATCGTGAAGTATCCCTCCTGCTTCGTCGTCCTCCTGGTCGTGAGGCATATCCCGGGGATGTATTCTATCTTCACAGCCGTTTATTGGAGCGTGCTGCAAAAGTTATCAATAATGATGAACTGGCCTCTCAAATGAATGATGTTCCTGAGTCTTTCAAAGGAATCGTAAAAGGAGGAGGATCGCTTACTGCACTCCCAATTATCGAAACTCAGGAAGGGGACGTTTCTGCTTATATCCCAACCAACGTAATTTCGATTACAGATGGGCAGATCTTCCTGGAGTCTAACCTTTTCAATGCAGGTATTCGTCCCGCAGTAAACGTAGGTATCTCAGTATCTCGTGTGGGTGGTTCTGCACAGATCAAGCCTATGAAAAAAGTTGCAGGTACCCTAAAACTGAGCCTTGCTCAGTACCGTGAATTGGAAGCATTTGCGCGTTTCGGTTCTGATTTGGATAAAGCAACTCAACTTCAGCTGGAAAGAGGAAAGCGTAACGTACAGCTTCTGATCCAAAAGCAATATAGCCCGGTATCCGTTGAAGAGCAGGTAGCTTCTATCTATGCTGCATCTAAAGGATTTCTGGACAATGTTCCTGTAAATAAAGTAGACGCATTTGAAACGGCACTTATTCAGGAATTGAAACATAATCATGCTTCTGTATTGGAGCAAATCCGCGATAAAAAGTGGACAGACGACATTCAGGCTAAACTATCTGAAGTCGCAGGAGAAGTTGCTAAATCATTTGCATAA
- the atpF gene encoding F0F1 ATP synthase subunit B has protein sequence MELLMPQLGLFTWTLIIFLVFFFILRKMAWKPILNALSEREESIENSLQEAAKAREEMSKLNAENEALLKEARQEKDKILKEANAMKDQIIADAKKAAADVATVEREKAKAQIDAEKNAALAEIKQTAATIAVQVSEQILRKEFSDKGAQSAFAEKLISELNSN, from the coding sequence ATGGAACTGTTAATGCCCCAATTGGGATTGTTCACCTGGACCTTGATCATCTTTCTGGTCTTCTTCTTCATTCTGAGGAAAATGGCCTGGAAGCCCATTCTTAATGCGCTTAGTGAGCGTGAAGAAAGCATCGAGAACTCTCTACAGGAAGCTGCCAAAGCACGTGAAGAGATGTCTAAACTCAATGCTGAGAATGAAGCTTTGCTGAAAGAAGCGCGTCAGGAAAAGGACAAAATCCTGAAGGAAGCCAATGCAATGAAAGACCAGATCATTGCTGACGCTAAAAAAGCTGCTGCTGATGTGGCAACTGTAGAGCGTGAAAAAGCCAAAGCTCAAATTGATGCTGAGAAAAATGCAGCACTTGCTGAGATCAAACAGACTGCTGCTACAATAGCAGTACAAGTTTCCGAGCAGATCCTTCGCAAAGAATTCTCAGATAAAGGCGCTCAGTCTGCTTTTGCTGAAAAGCTTATCTCTGAACTAAACAGCAACTAA
- the atpB gene encoding F0F1 ATP synthase subunit A, whose translation MRKLLLITLLITSFSVGSLFGKEGDEPEEFDAKTTILHHVLDTHDWHITDIPTSDGYKPIALHLPWFFYSSQDGFQFVGSTEGLVEKGYMAFHDHLYPLKDGVSVPMDDQGHPDFTDKEFEEWEKENIDHEHAVYDLSITKASLHMLLVGIVMLFIFNAVAKGYRRNKGKAPSGIQSFFEPIIIFIRDEIAKPYLHDKAAGFLPYLLSLFFFIWFANLFGLTPFNSNVMGNISVTAALALLTFILVNVNANKDYWIHIFNTPGVPWWLKFGLPLMPIVEVIGVFTKPFALMIRLFANISAGHFMVLSLICMMFILGENGRQPGGAFAIMPISIGFTIAIYVLEVVVAIIQAYIFTLLTAVFIGMAVEEHDHH comes from the coding sequence GTGCGTAAGTTACTCTTAATCACGTTATTAATAACGTCTTTCTCTGTAGGCAGCCTATTCGGAAAAGAAGGTGATGAACCTGAAGAATTTGATGCCAAAACCACCATTCTTCATCACGTCCTTGACACCCATGATTGGCATATCACAGATATTCCGACCAGTGATGGATATAAACCCATAGCATTGCACCTCCCCTGGTTCTTTTACAGCAGCCAGGATGGATTTCAATTTGTGGGGAGTACAGAGGGTCTGGTCGAAAAAGGCTACATGGCATTTCATGACCACCTCTATCCTTTAAAAGATGGAGTAAGTGTTCCTATGGATGATCAAGGCCATCCGGACTTTACCGACAAGGAATTTGAAGAATGGGAAAAAGAGAACATTGACCACGAACATGCGGTCTATGATCTGTCAATCACCAAAGCTAGTTTGCACATGCTGCTGGTTGGTATTGTGATGCTCTTCATATTCAATGCTGTTGCGAAAGGATACCGCAGAAATAAAGGAAAGGCGCCTTCTGGCATCCAGTCCTTTTTTGAGCCCATCATCATCTTCATTAGAGATGAGATAGCCAAACCTTATCTTCATGATAAAGCGGCAGGATTCCTTCCTTATCTACTGAGTTTATTCTTCTTTATCTGGTTTGCCAACCTCTTCGGACTGACTCCTTTTAACTCTAATGTTATGGGGAACATTTCCGTTACGGCAGCCTTGGCACTACTGACCTTTATTCTGGTCAATGTAAACGCCAATAAAGATTACTGGATCCACATCTTCAATACACCCGGTGTACCCTGGTGGTTGAAATTTGGATTGCCCCTGATGCCTATCGTGGAAGTGATTGGTGTATTCACCAAGCCTTTCGCCCTCATGATTCGTCTTTTTGCCAACATCTCAGCAGGACACTTTATGGTACTGTCCCTGATCTGTATGATGTTTATTCTCGGTGAAAACGGGCGGCAACCCGGAGGAGCATTTGCGATCATGCCGATCTCCATCGGATTTACCATTGCCATTTATGTACTCGAAGTCGTAGTGGCAATCATTCAGGCATACATCTTCACGCTTCTTACTGCAGTATTCATTGGGATGGCTGTAGAAGAGCATGATCACCACTAG